In one window of Henckelia pumila isolate YLH828 chromosome 1, ASM3356847v2, whole genome shotgun sequence DNA:
- the LOC140886276 gene encoding uncharacterized protein encodes MDLAAAIKGYNSSNTVAYCSPNIQRFSKSRSVHSNCATSHASCRSRRSSFSRAAVKSDSSSGVDYAVKVSTMSATDAVDSIEDELSSLNALSPLDGRYWSKVKELAPVLSEYGLIKFRVQVEIRWLLKLSQISEVSEVPRFSEEAESYLENLIDKFNMDDALEVKKIENVTNHDVKAIEYFLKQKCQSQSEIAKVLEFFHFACTSEDINNLAHALMLKEALNKVVVPVMDKLIEAISNLATLNASIPMLSRTHGQPASPTTLGKEMAVFAYRLSMERKELCRIEIFGKFAGAVGNYNAHQVAYPNVFWPQVAEEFVTSLGMSFIPYVTQIEPHDYMARLFDSIIRFNNIVIDFDRDVWAYISLGRFKQITKAGEIGSSTMPHKVNPIDFENSEGNCGMANGVLSHMSTKLPISRWQRDLTDSTVLRNMGVGLGHSLLAYKSALHGIPKLQVNEASLIDELNQSWEVLAEPIQTVMRRYGVPEPYEKLKELTRGRAVTKESIQEFIKSLDIPIEAKTNLLNLTPHTYVGEAVELAKTVKTLVSLVHGAANF; translated from the exons ATGGACCTGGCAGCGGCGATTAAGGGTTACAATAGCAGCAATACGGTAGCGTATTGCTCCCCAAACATCCAACGCTTCTCAAAGTCACGGAGTGTTCACAGCAATTGCGCTACATCACATGCTTCATGTCGTTCTCGCCGAAGTTCCTTCAGCAGAGCTGCTGTTAAAAGCGACAGCAGCAGTGGCGTTGATTACGCGGTTAAG GTAAGCACGATGTCTGCTACTGATGCGGTCGATTCGATTGAAGATGAGCTCTCAAGCTTGAATGCTTTGTCTCCACTGGATGGCCGTTATTGGTCCAAAGTGAAGGAGTTGGCGCCAGTTTTGAGTGAATATGGCCTCATAAAATTTCGAGTTCAAGTTGAG ATTAGGTGGTTACTGAAACTTTCTCAAATATCCGAAGTCTCTGAGGTTCCTAGGTTCTCTGAAGAAGCAGAATCTTATCTTGAAAACTTGATAGATAAATTTAATATGGATGATGCCTTGGAAGTAAAGAAAATTGAGAATGTGACGAACCATGATGTGAAGGCTATTGAATACTTCCTGAAACAAAAATGCCAATCACAATCGGAGATTGCTAAG GTGCTGGAGTTTTTTCATTTTGCATGCACATCTGAGGATATTAACAATCTTGCTCATGCATTGATGCTGAAAGAAGCTCTGAACAAAGTCGTAGTCCCTGTCATGGACAAGTTGATTGAAGCAATAAGTAACTTGGCCACCTTGAATGCTTCCATTCCCATGCTTTCTCGGACTCACGGACAG CCAGCTTCACCGACAACATTAGGTAAGGAAATGGCGGTTTTTGCTTATAGATTGAGTATGGAACGGAAGGAATTATGTCGAATTGAGATTTTTGGAAAGTTTGCTGGAGCTGTTGGAAACTACAATGCACATCAAGTTGCATATCCTAATGTTTTTTGGCCACAAGTTGCTGAGGAATTTGTGACTTCTCTTGGAATGAGTTTCATTCCTTATGTAACCCAG ATTGAACCTCATGACTATATGGCCCGACTATTTGATTCGATCATTCGGTTCAACAATATTGTAATCGACTTTGACAGAGATGTGTGGGCATACATTTCTTTGGGTCGGTTTAAGCAG ATAACTAAAGCTGGAGAGATCGGGTCTTCGACAATGCCTCACAAAGTCAATCCCATTGATTTCGAAAATAGCGAGGGCAACTGTGGAATGGCAAATGGAGTCTTGTCTCATATGAGCACAAAGTTACCTATTTCCCGTTGGCAG CGGGATTTGACTGATTCAACTGTTCTGAGGAACATGGGTGTAGGATTAGGACATTCTCTTCTTGCTTACAAAAGTGCATTACATGGAATTCCGAAGCTTCAG GTCAATGAAGCTTCGTTGATTGACGAGCTGAACCAGTCATGGGAGGTTCTTGCTGAGCCAATTCAAACT GTAATGCGGAGATATGGTGTTCCAGAGCCGTATGAAAAACTAAAGGAGCTAACCAGAGGAAGAGCGGTGACGAAAGAAAGcattcaagaattcatcaaaAGCTTGGATATCCCAATCGAAGCGAAGACAAATCTGTTGAATTTGACGCCCCATACTTACGTTGGGGAAGCCGTGGAATTGGCCAAGACTGTAAAAACACTTGTAAGTCTGGTGCATGGAGCTGCGAATTTTTGA